Proteins from one Microbacterium sp. Root553 genomic window:
- a CDS encoding protein kinase domain-containing protein has protein sequence MRPTQGVSFGGRYELQSRIAIGGMGEVWEATDHVIGRTVAIKILKDEYMGDPGFLERFRAEARHAALVNHEGIASVFDYGEENGSAYLVMELVPGEALSTLLERDGALSADKTLDIVAQTASALQAAHAAGLVHRDIKPGNLLITPDGRVKITDFGIARIADQVPLTATGQVMGTVQYLSPEQASGHPASPATDTYSLGIVAYESLAGKRPFTGESQVAIAMAQINEQPPPLPPTVPIPVQNLVMAMIAKKPSDRPSSSATVARAAQALRRGDLNSAAIAVPAIATGGIASDDATRLLTSSGAEGATRILPTTAQLPTGVAAEDNAGTPKKKRSPWTWPLIALIALLVIVLGGTVFALTNQGDADPAPVETTATTPPPTPSNTPTPSDTPTPEPELVDVDALGLEGMQCEAARAAATNAGLQAECIEGNSVASSAEQEGTVESVQPGGNVPPGTVLTLTTYKAQVQVGKPTGTPTLAGTPTEGEPVTLNWPSFECPSGTPARSAFEVTLTNATFSGGNPGESIRSFGPSILSTQIIPGTAGQSITATFRVFCGSDMPSEQSDAMKGVVIIPAVTEGGDDKG, from the coding sequence ATGAGACCGACGCAGGGTGTGTCGTTCGGTGGTCGCTACGAGCTGCAGTCGCGTATTGCGATCGGCGGCATGGGCGAGGTGTGGGAGGCGACGGATCACGTCATCGGACGCACCGTGGCCATCAAGATCCTCAAGGACGAGTACATGGGGGACCCCGGGTTCCTCGAGCGGTTCCGCGCGGAGGCGCGGCACGCCGCGCTCGTCAACCACGAGGGGATCGCGAGCGTCTTCGACTACGGCGAGGAGAACGGCAGCGCCTACCTCGTCATGGAGCTCGTGCCCGGCGAGGCACTGTCGACCCTTCTCGAGCGCGACGGTGCGCTGAGCGCCGACAAGACGCTCGACATCGTCGCCCAGACGGCATCCGCTCTGCAGGCAGCGCACGCCGCCGGACTCGTGCACCGTGACATCAAGCCGGGGAACCTGCTGATCACGCCCGACGGCCGCGTCAAGATCACCGACTTCGGAATCGCCCGCATCGCCGACCAGGTGCCGCTGACGGCCACCGGTCAGGTGATGGGAACCGTGCAGTACCTGTCGCCGGAGCAGGCGTCGGGACACCCGGCATCGCCGGCGACCGACACCTACTCGCTCGGCATCGTGGCCTACGAGTCCCTCGCGGGCAAGCGTCCGTTCACGGGTGAGTCGCAGGTCGCGATCGCGATGGCGCAGATCAACGAGCAGCCCCCGCCGCTGCCGCCCACGGTGCCGATCCCGGTGCAGAACCTCGTCATGGCGATGATCGCCAAGAAGCCGTCCGATCGCCCGTCGTCGTCGGCCACCGTCGCTCGCGCCGCCCAGGCGCTGCGTCGCGGCGACCTGAACTCCGCGGCCATCGCGGTGCCCGCCATCGCCACGGGCGGTATCGCGTCCGACGACGCGACCCGGCTTCTCACGTCGTCCGGCGCCGAGGGAGCGACCCGCATCCTCCCCACCACCGCACAGCTCCCCACCGGAGTCGCCGCGGAGGACAATGCCGGGACGCCGAAGAAGAAGCGCAGTCCGTGGACCTGGCCGCTCATCGCCCTCATCGCCCTGCTGGTCATCGTGCTCGGCGGAACCGTCTTCGCGCTGACGAATCAGGGTGACGCCGACCCCGCCCCGGTCGAGACGACCGCCACCACTCCGCCGCCCACGCCCTCGAACACGCCGACGCCGTCGGACACGCCGACGCCGGAGCCCGAGCTGGTCGACGTCGATGCTCTCGGCCTCGAGGGCATGCAGTGCGAGGCCGCGCGCGCCGCGGCGACCAACGCCGGCCTGCAGGCCGAGTGCATCGAAGGCAACTCCGTGGCGTCGAGCGCCGAGCAGGAGGGGACGGTTGAGTCCGTCCAGCCCGGCGGCAACGTGCCCCCGGGCACCGTCCTCACTCTGACCACCTACAAGGCGCAGGTCCAGGTCGGCAAGCCCACGGGAACCCCGACGCTCGCCGGGACGCCCACCGAGGGTGAGCCCGTCACGCTCAACTGGCCGTCGTTCGAGTGCCCCTCCGGCACGCCGGCACGATCCGCCTTCGAGGTGACGCTCACGAACGCCACGTTCTCGGGCGGGAACCCGGGTGAGTCGATCCGCAGCTTCGGACCGAGCATCCTGTCGACCCAGATCATCCCCGGAACCGCGGGACAGAGCATCACCGCGACCTTCCGCGTCTTCTGCGGAAGCGACATGCCGTCCGAGCAGTCGGATGCCATGAAGGGCGTCGTGATCATCCCCGCTGTGACAGAGGGTGGCGACGACAAGGGCTGA
- the pknB gene encoding Stk1 family PASTA domain-containing Ser/Thr kinase, whose amino-acid sequence MSTEPRVLAGRYRVDELIGHGGMAKVYRGQDLTLGRAVAIKILDPELARDTAFRTRFRLEAQSASRMSHPSIVRVYDAGDPSTADSGTDEPPYIVMELISGTLLKDIIAKGPVPVDDAVRYVDGILEALDYSHRAGVVHRDIKPGNVMVTDKGQVKVMDFGIARAVSDSSSTVAETTQIIGTAAYFSPEQAKGEPVDARADLYSTGVVLYELLTGRQPFRGESPVAVAYQHVSETPVPPTEVNEDSPGALDPIVLRALAKDPYQRYPDAAHFRSALDSAVSGHAPTRKELGALTSELYGPSPRAAQETARSLRQLSTDTTMARTQSGPPVAWIWAGVALLAVLLASVLFWVWTLSMRPDEVPSTSRQVPDLVNVSSERAQDDLSELDLTAKLILESSSDITEGNVIRTDPEAGTAVREGDSVTVYVSSGKETVVVPILEGLSLSAAKDALAAAGLELGTVRQQNDNGLAADTVMEASETAETEVAPKTVVNLVVASGRVTLTDVTGWTLEAAQAELERIGLTPSPVELTDCPGATPPTVASMSAAPGDVEIGSTVELRYCAAAAAG is encoded by the coding sequence GTGTCGACAGAGCCACGCGTTCTCGCGGGACGCTACCGCGTCGACGAGCTCATCGGGCACGGCGGGATGGCGAAGGTCTACCGCGGCCAGGACCTGACGCTCGGTCGTGCGGTGGCCATCAAGATCCTCGACCCCGAGCTCGCTCGTGACACGGCGTTCCGCACGCGGTTCCGCCTCGAGGCGCAGTCGGCCTCACGCATGTCGCACCCGTCCATCGTCCGCGTCTACGACGCCGGCGATCCCTCGACGGCCGACAGCGGAACGGATGAGCCGCCGTACATCGTCATGGAGCTGATCAGCGGCACGCTGCTGAAGGACATCATCGCCAAGGGCCCCGTGCCCGTCGACGACGCGGTGCGCTACGTCGACGGCATCCTCGAGGCGCTCGACTACTCGCACCGCGCGGGCGTCGTGCACCGCGACATCAAGCCGGGCAACGTCATGGTCACCGACAAGGGCCAGGTCAAGGTCATGGACTTCGGCATCGCCCGAGCCGTGTCGGACTCCTCCTCGACGGTCGCCGAGACCACGCAGATCATCGGCACCGCCGCCTACTTCTCGCCCGAGCAGGCCAAGGGCGAGCCGGTCGACGCGCGTGCCGACCTCTACTCCACCGGTGTCGTGCTGTACGAGCTGCTCACCGGGCGCCAGCCGTTCCGCGGCGAGTCGCCCGTCGCCGTCGCGTACCAGCACGTGAGCGAGACTCCCGTGCCGCCGACCGAGGTCAACGAGGACTCCCCCGGAGCCCTCGATCCGATCGTGCTGCGCGCTCTCGCGAAGGACCCGTACCAGCGGTACCCGGATGCCGCGCACTTCCGTTCCGCGCTGGATTCCGCGGTGTCCGGTCATGCTCCGACCCGCAAGGAGCTCGGGGCCCTGACCAGCGAGCTCTACGGTCCGAGTCCCCGCGCCGCACAGGAGACCGCCCGCTCGCTCAGGCAGCTGAGCACCGACACGACGATGGCGCGGACGCAGTCCGGTCCGCCCGTCGCCTGGATCTGGGCTGGCGTCGCACTCCTCGCCGTGCTGCTGGCGTCCGTGCTGTTCTGGGTGTGGACGCTCAGCATGCGTCCCGACGAGGTGCCGTCGACGTCACGGCAGGTGCCCGACCTCGTGAACGTGTCGTCAGAACGCGCACAGGACGACCTGAGCGAACTCGATCTCACGGCGAAGCTCATCCTCGAATCGAGCAGCGACATCACCGAGGGCAATGTCATCCGCACCGACCCCGAGGCGGGGACAGCGGTGCGGGAAGGCGACTCGGTGACCGTCTACGTGTCATCCGGCAAGGAGACCGTGGTGGTGCCGATCCTGGAGGGCCTGTCTCTCTCGGCGGCGAAGGACGCCCTCGCGGCCGCCGGCCTCGAACTCGGCACGGTGAGACAGCAGAACGACAACGGTCTGGCAGCGGACACCGTGATGGAGGCGAGCGAGACGGCCGAGACGGAGGTCGCACCGAAGACGGTCGTGAACCTCGTGGTCGCGAGCGGTCGCGTGACCCTCACCGACGTCACCGGCTGGACGCTGGAGGCGGCGCAGGCGGAGCTCGAGCGCATCGGCCTCACGCCGAGCCCGGTCGAGCTCACCGACTGCCCCGGAGCGACGCCACCGACGGTCGCCTCGATGTCGGCCGCGCCGGGCGATGTCGAGATCGGGTCGACGGTCGAACTGCGCTACTGCGCAGCGGCGGCGGCGGGCTGA
- a CDS encoding anthranilate synthase component II yields the protein MTRVLVVDNHDSFVHTLVGYLRELGAEVTLVEADAVDATALERLLADVDGVMVSPGPGSPDEAGSSLDAVRIAARTRRPLLGVCLGHQVIGAAFGAPVTEAPELMHGMVSHVVHDGSALFAGIPSPFTAGRYHSLALAESTLPDDVVVTARAGSGTVMALQHTTLPVVGVQFHPESVLTEGGYRLLANWLRMCGDDAAVARSERLHPLAASGGGRSQPAAAAAQ from the coding sequence ATGACGCGAGTGCTCGTCGTGGACAATCACGACAGCTTCGTGCACACCCTGGTCGGATATCTGCGAGAGCTCGGCGCCGAGGTGACGCTCGTCGAGGCCGATGCGGTGGACGCCACCGCGCTCGAGCGACTGCTCGCCGACGTCGACGGCGTGATGGTCTCACCCGGGCCCGGATCGCCTGACGAAGCAGGCTCCTCGCTCGACGCCGTGCGCATCGCGGCGCGCACGCGCAGGCCGCTGCTCGGCGTCTGCCTCGGACACCAGGTCATCGGCGCCGCGTTCGGCGCGCCGGTCACCGAGGCGCCCGAACTGATGCACGGGATGGTGTCGCACGTCGTGCACGACGGGTCCGCGCTGTTCGCCGGCATCCCGTCGCCCTTCACCGCCGGGCGGTACCACTCACTGGCGTTGGCGGAGTCGACGCTGCCCGATGACGTCGTCGTCACCGCGCGTGCCGGCAGCGGCACCGTGATGGCACTGCAGCACACGACGCTGCCCGTCGTCGGAGTGCAGTTCCACCCGGAGAGCGTGCTCACCGAGGGCGGGTACCGACTCCTCGCGAACTGGCTGCGGATGTGCGGCGACGACGCCGCCGTCGCACGATCGGAACGGCTGCATCCGCTGGCGGCATCCGGCGGGGGTCGGAGTCAGCCCGCCGCCGCCGCTGCGCAGTAG
- a CDS encoding class E sortase gives MTASVVSGERRLRRRRRRPRATFTGVLGELLLTAGVLVLLFVAWQMWIGDIIISAQKNDEGAAVSQEWAEGPPPELPPVIETDDGTTVYEPVIPAPPADTERLGNMHVPRFGTAYNVGIYGGTSRARTLDDLGIGVYTDSKMPGEVGNFSMAGHRTTWGKPFNQLDKLQLGDAIVVETPDGWFTYRFRTLEYVKPSQTEVLLDVPQMPGAETGERYITLTACSPLYSLAERIVAYGVFESFQPRAEGPPPALTDPPPPPAGPSI, from the coding sequence ATGACTGCATCCGTCGTCTCGGGGGAGCGACGCCTTCGCCGTCGCCGCCGTCGCCCGCGCGCGACCTTCACGGGAGTCCTCGGCGAGCTGCTGCTCACCGCCGGCGTGCTCGTGCTGCTGTTCGTCGCGTGGCAGATGTGGATCGGCGACATCATCATCAGCGCCCAGAAGAACGACGAGGGCGCGGCGGTCTCGCAGGAGTGGGCCGAAGGACCGCCGCCCGAGCTGCCACCCGTCATCGAGACCGACGACGGCACCACGGTCTACGAGCCGGTGATCCCTGCCCCGCCCGCCGACACCGAGCGCCTCGGCAACATGCACGTGCCGCGCTTCGGCACCGCGTACAACGTCGGCATCTACGGCGGCACGAGCCGCGCCCGCACACTCGACGACCTGGGAATCGGCGTCTACACCGACTCGAAGATGCCCGGCGAGGTCGGCAACTTCTCGATGGCCGGACACCGCACCACCTGGGGAAAGCCCTTCAACCAGCTCGACAAGCTGCAGCTCGGCGACGCGATCGTCGTCGAGACGCCCGACGGCTGGTTCACCTACCGCTTCCGCACGCTCGAGTACGTCAAGCCCAGCCAGACAGAGGTGCTGCTCGACGTGCCGCAGATGCCCGGCGCTGAGACGGGGGAGCGGTACATCACCCTCACCGCATGCTCCCCGCTGTACTCGCTCGCTGAGCGCATCGTGGCCTACGGCGTGTTCGAGAGCTTCCAGCCGCGCGCCGAGGGCCCGCCCCCAGCCCTGACCGATCCGCCCCCGCCGCCGGCCGGCCCGTCGATCTAG
- a CDS encoding cell division protein CrgA, protein MARDRNTEEPEVPRSEGEAAPNAVWFKPVMVGFMLLGLAWILVFYISGMQFPIPGLDNWNLAIGLGIALIGFLMTTRWR, encoded by the coding sequence ATGGCACGCGACCGTAACACCGAAGAACCCGAAGTTCCGCGCAGCGAAGGCGAAGCCGCGCCCAACGCCGTGTGGTTCAAGCCGGTGATGGTCGGCTTCATGCTGCTCGGCCTGGCGTGGATCCTCGTGTTCTACATCTCGGGCATGCAGTTCCCGATTCCGGGCCTCGACAACTGGAACCTGGCCATCGGCCTCGGCATCGCCCTGATCGGCTTCCTGATGACCACCCGCTGGCGCTGA
- a CDS encoding rhomboid family intramembrane serine protease, whose product MTTPEFAGNRDNFCYRHPDRQSFVLCQRCLRTICPECQTQAAVGVICPECMAEQRKSRTPAQKRAERRWGGRNTATATVRSGKPMVTYALLAITSFIGLVQLIPGLGDAVTAQLLFAPRYLYPDLSLLPFEPWRLLTAVFAHGGFLHLALNMLALWMLGQNLEPMLGRARYLSLYLISGLGGSVAVALLDPFGATVGASGAIFGLMAALLIIGRHIGANVTGILVILGINFIIGFVIGGIAWQAHLGGAIVGALVAFILTRTRRREQRIAQILLLAAVVVALVLLVFVLAPFLITTVYS is encoded by the coding sequence ATGACGACGCCTGAGTTCGCGGGCAATCGCGACAACTTCTGCTACCGGCATCCGGATCGGCAGAGCTTCGTGCTCTGTCAGCGGTGCCTGCGCACGATCTGCCCCGAGTGCCAGACGCAGGCCGCCGTCGGCGTGATCTGCCCCGAGTGCATGGCTGAGCAGCGCAAGAGCCGCACTCCCGCGCAGAAGCGGGCCGAGCGCCGATGGGGCGGTCGCAACACCGCCACGGCGACCGTGCGCAGCGGCAAGCCGATGGTGACGTACGCGCTGCTCGCTATCACCTCGTTCATCGGTCTCGTGCAGCTGATCCCCGGCCTCGGCGACGCCGTCACGGCGCAGCTGCTGTTCGCGCCGAGGTACCTGTACCCCGATCTCTCGCTCCTGCCCTTCGAGCCGTGGCGACTGCTCACCGCGGTCTTCGCGCACGGCGGGTTCCTTCATCTCGCTCTGAACATGCTCGCCCTGTGGATGCTGGGGCAGAACCTCGAGCCGATGCTGGGCCGGGCGCGCTATCTCTCGCTCTACCTGATCAGCGGACTCGGCGGCTCCGTCGCTGTCGCGCTGCTCGATCCCTTCGGTGCGACCGTCGGTGCGTCCGGCGCGATCTTCGGCCTGATGGCCGCCCTCCTCATCATCGGACGGCACATCGGCGCGAACGTCACCGGCATCCTCGTGATCCTCGGCATCAACTTCATCATCGGGTTCGTGATCGGCGGGATCGCCTGGCAGGCGCACCTCGGCGGTGCGATCGTCGGAGCGCTCGTCGCGTTCATCCTCACCCGTACCCGGCGTCGAGAGCAGCGGATCGCGCAGATCCTGCTGCTCGCAGCGGTCGTCGTCGCGCTGGTGCTGCTCGTCTTCGTGCTCGCCCCCTTCCTGATCACGACCGTTTACTCCTGA
- a CDS encoding peptidylprolyl isomerase, producing MVNASHVATLHTNHGDIVINLFGDHAPKTVKNFVGLADGTQDWTHPATGKPGEGPLYKDVVFHRIIPNFMIQGGDPLGQGVGGPGYNFDDEINMELTFAEPYILAMANAGLRRNAITGKAEGTNGSQFFITTDPTPWLQGKHTIFGEVADDASKAVVDKIAAVPTAAGDRPIEPVVLQSIDIVAA from the coding sequence ATGGTCAACGCTTCTCATGTCGCAACCCTGCACACCAACCACGGTGACATCGTCATCAACCTCTTCGGAGATCACGCCCCGAAGACGGTCAAGAACTTCGTCGGTCTCGCCGACGGCACCCAGGACTGGACGCACCCCGCCACCGGCAAGCCGGGCGAGGGCCCCCTGTACAAGGACGTCGTCTTCCACCGCATCATCCCGAACTTCATGATCCAGGGCGGCGACCCGCTCGGACAGGGCGTCGGCGGCCCCGGCTACAACTTCGACGACGAGATCAACATGGAGCTCACCTTCGCCGAGCCCTACATCCTCGCCATGGCCAACGCCGGCCTGCGTCGCAACGCCATCACCGGCAAGGCCGAGGGCACCAACGGCTCGCAGTTCTTCATCACCACCGACCCGACCCCCTGGCTGCAGGGCAAGCACACGATCTTCGGCGAGGTCGCCGATGACGCCTCCAAGGCCGTCGTCGACAAGATCGCCGCTGTCCCGACCGCTGCGGGCGACCGCCCGATCGAGCCGGTCGTGCTGCAGTCGATCGACATCGTCGCAGCCTGA
- a CDS encoding aminoacyl-tRNA deacylase, whose translation MREAAASRGLDIEILERPAAGSLYEAAELLGIPASGIVKTLVVKRSDDTYLFALVPGGRSISWPKLRAVVGVNKLRLPEPDLALAATGYERGTIVPIGSTTAWPVFADESIVGQRIAMGAGAHGYSLFVDADDLIAAYDATVADISVPEEPRA comes from the coding sequence GTGCGGGAGGCCGCCGCGTCGCGGGGCCTCGATATCGAGATCCTCGAACGTCCCGCCGCCGGGAGCCTCTACGAAGCAGCGGAGCTCCTCGGCATCCCCGCCTCCGGCATCGTGAAGACACTGGTCGTCAAGCGGTCCGACGACACCTACCTCTTCGCCCTCGTGCCGGGCGGGCGCTCGATCTCGTGGCCGAAGCTGCGTGCCGTGGTCGGCGTCAACAAGCTCCGTCTGCCGGAACCGGATCTCGCTCTGGCGGCGACGGGCTATGAACGAGGCACCATCGTGCCGATCGGCAGCACGACCGCGTGGCCGGTCTTCGCCGACGAGTCCATCGTGGGTCAGCGCATCGCGATGGGTGCCGGCGCCCACGGGTACAGCCTCTTCGTCGACGCCGACGACCTGATCGCGGCATACGACGCCACGGTCGCAGACATCTCGGTCCCCGAGGAACCGCGCGCCTGA
- a CDS encoding NUDIX hydrolase, with product MDMRVAAYAVVTDDDGRILLARWIEGRRVAWTMPGGGLEPGEAPEDAVRRELREETGYTVKVGELLGIHSRVIPATQRVTPSDQPLHTLRIVYRATVRGGRLRFETEGSTDMAEWFPRRAVAELQRVKLVDIALRMAGIL from the coding sequence ATGGACATGCGGGTCGCGGCATACGCGGTCGTCACCGATGACGACGGGCGCATACTCCTGGCGCGCTGGATCGAGGGACGGCGGGTCGCGTGGACCATGCCGGGTGGCGGACTGGAGCCCGGTGAGGCTCCGGAAGACGCGGTGCGCCGAGAGCTGCGGGAGGAGACGGGGTACACCGTCAAGGTCGGGGAACTGCTCGGGATCCACTCGCGGGTGATTCCGGCGACTCAGCGCGTGACGCCGTCGGATCAGCCCCTGCACACCCTGCGCATCGTGTACCGGGCGACGGTGCGCGGCGGACGGCTGCGGTTCGAGACCGAGGGGTCCACCGACATGGCGGAATGGTTCCCTCGCAGAGCGGTGGCGGAGCTGCAGCGCGTCAAACTGGTCGACATCGCCCTGCGGATGGCGGGCATCCTCTGA
- a CDS encoding DUF1801 domain-containing protein, translating to MADDEKNFSAEEREAMKEAAADKRRSRSRSKKTPEDVRAEGLADLEAAIAKLPDADDRTLSAALHDLVSEVAPELVPRTYYGMPAWGKDGKVLCFFQPASKFKARYGTFGFEPISNLDDGTMWPTAYALLDLSAGNRKVLSERIRLAVS from the coding sequence ATGGCGGACGACGAGAAGAACTTCAGCGCGGAGGAGCGCGAGGCCATGAAGGAGGCGGCAGCCGACAAGCGCAGGTCCCGCTCGCGCTCCAAGAAGACCCCGGAGGACGTGCGGGCAGAGGGACTGGCCGATCTCGAGGCCGCCATCGCCAAGCTGCCCGACGCGGATGACCGCACGCTGTCTGCGGCGTTGCACGATCTCGTCAGCGAGGTCGCGCCCGAGCTGGTGCCTCGCACCTACTACGGCATGCCCGCGTGGGGGAAGGACGGCAAGGTGCTGTGCTTCTTCCAGCCCGCGAGCAAGTTCAAGGCCCGCTACGGCACCTTCGGCTTCGAGCCGATCTCGAACCTCGACGACGGCACCATGTGGCCCACGGCATATGCGCTGCTCGACCTGTCGGCGGGCAACCGCAAGGTGTTGAGCGAACGCATCCGTCTCGCCGTCAGCTGA
- a CDS encoding M24 family metallopeptidase has product MSTLPFFPASVYAARLDRASALAAEAGLDGIVVGPGPDLEYLVGVEGDTIERLTALILGPGTATTVVVPRMELAKVRSTAVGDLGLAIADWVDGEDPYELVAAALGEVSRVGVSDALPALHAVPLARRLGVDIELATPVLREGRMIKDADEVTELRRAGAAIDAVHRRVHEWLRAGRTEREVAADIADAIVAEGHRTVEFVIVGSGPNGADPHHEVSDRVIQDGDVVVVDIGGAVPSGYNSDSTRTYVVGTPAPDAAERIDALVRAQQAAVDAVRPGATAHDVDAAARSVLADAGLAEAFLHRTGHGIGVSVHEEPYIAPGNDLVLRESMAFSIEPGIYFAGHWGARIEDIVVVTADGCERLNVAPHGLTPVG; this is encoded by the coding sequence GTGAGCACACTGCCGTTCTTCCCCGCATCCGTCTACGCCGCCCGACTCGATCGGGCGTCGGCCCTGGCCGCCGAGGCGGGTCTCGACGGGATCGTCGTGGGCCCGGGCCCAGACCTCGAGTACCTCGTGGGTGTCGAGGGCGACACGATCGAGCGCCTCACCGCGCTGATCCTCGGCCCCGGCACGGCTACGACGGTCGTCGTCCCTCGGATGGAACTGGCCAAGGTGCGCAGTACTGCCGTGGGTGATCTCGGTCTCGCGATCGCCGACTGGGTCGATGGCGAGGATCCGTACGAACTCGTCGCCGCCGCCCTCGGGGAGGTGTCCAGGGTCGGCGTCTCCGACGCGCTTCCGGCACTGCACGCGGTGCCCCTGGCACGGAGACTCGGCGTGGACATCGAGCTCGCGACGCCGGTGCTGCGCGAGGGCCGCATGATCAAGGACGCCGACGAGGTGACCGAGCTGCGCAGAGCCGGGGCGGCGATCGACGCCGTGCACCGACGTGTGCACGAGTGGCTGCGTGCCGGCCGCACCGAGCGCGAGGTGGCGGCGGACATCGCCGACGCCATCGTCGCCGAAGGGCACCGGACGGTCGAGTTCGTCATCGTGGGATCCGGTCCGAACGGCGCCGACCCGCACCATGAGGTCTCGGACCGCGTCATCCAGGACGGAGACGTCGTCGTCGTCGACATCGGGGGAGCGGTGCCCAGCGGCTACAACTCCGACAGCACGCGCACGTACGTCGTCGGAACTCCCGCCCCCGACGCGGCGGAACGGATCGACGCGCTGGTGCGCGCCCAGCAGGCCGCCGTCGACGCCGTGCGCCCCGGGGCGACCGCGCACGACGTGGATGCCGCGGCGCGCAGCGTGCTGGCCGACGCGGGTCTCGCCGAGGCGTTCCTGCATCGCACGGGTCACGGAATCGGCGTCTCGGTGCACGAAGAGCCCTACATCGCGCCCGGCAACGACCTCGTCCTTCGCGAGAGCATGGCCTTCAGCATCGAACCCGGCATCTACTTCGCCGGGCACTGGGGCGCACGCATCGAGGACATCGTCGTGGTGACGGCAGACGGATGCGAGCGCCTGAACGTCGCCCCTCACGGGCTCACTCCGGTCGGCTGA
- a CDS encoding DUF3253 domain-containing protein, protein MASDGGAHSATKDDTGDGGPERTPDGHHVIIGGRRWRATDPSIPDSFRQELVDELMAARRAVRGAESDARRRVQDAKTALGERGAPWWDERAGEAFDERIAATIRALTRRRDGSSICPSDVARAIGGESWRALMPEVRRIASTLADGDEIVVTQKGETVDIRQARGPVRMIRGPRL, encoded by the coding sequence ATGGCATCTGACGGCGGCGCGCATTCCGCGACGAAGGACGACACCGGCGACGGCGGACCCGAGCGCACTCCCGACGGTCACCATGTGATCATCGGCGGACGCCGCTGGCGGGCGACGGATCCGTCGATCCCCGACTCCTTCCGGCAGGAGCTGGTGGATGAGCTCATGGCGGCGCGGCGCGCGGTCAGAGGTGCGGAGTCCGATGCCCGACGACGCGTGCAGGATGCGAAGACCGCTCTGGGAGAGCGCGGAGCGCCCTGGTGGGACGAGCGTGCAGGGGAGGCGTTCGACGAGAGGATCGCGGCGACCATCCGTGCTCTCACGCGCAGACGCGACGGCTCGTCGATCTGCCCGAGCGATGTGGCCCGCGCGATCGGCGGAGAATCCTGGCGAGCGCTGATGCCGGAGGTGCGGCGCATCGCGAGCACCCTCGCGGACGGCGACGAGATCGTGGTCACGCAGAAGGGCGAGACCGTCGACATCCGCCAGGCGAGAGGTCCGGTGCGGATGATCCGCGGGCCGCGACTCTGA
- a CDS encoding DUF4097 family beta strand repeat-containing protein, with the protein MTTNDDHRGGHTPLTPPPAAAETTTAAPASSEQESPAPRTDRGRTPGATAVLVVTAVVGGIALLVSGGTAAVAGTRGLLSSSSTDAGDAVQTAEVTGLQGIDLDVDAGNMRVEFGDVDEARLSITNSRGPAWSLEREGDELVVHSPDFEFGWWFGSWFGDDQSAVLTLPDSLRDAALDADMTLDAGSLDVVGDFGELDITVNAGALDVEGSVSALSIDMSAGRADALLDGVDSATLSVSAGDLNIDLTGRAPATTTIDVSAGSVDLTVPDEAYAITQEVSAGSLDAKVEQSAAARRSIDVSLAAGSVTIRPGR; encoded by the coding sequence ATGACGACCAACGACGACCACCGGGGCGGTCACACGCCCCTGACGCCGCCGCCGGCGGCCGCCGAGACGACCACAGCCGCCCCCGCTTCGTCGGAGCAGGAGTCCCCGGCGCCACGCACGGATCGCGGCCGCACTCCGGGGGCGACAGCGGTCCTGGTCGTCACGGCCGTGGTCGGCGGCATCGCGCTGCTCGTCTCGGGTGGCACGGCGGCCGTCGCCGGCACCCGGGGTCTGCTCTCGTCGTCGTCGACGGACGCGGGAGACGCGGTGCAGACCGCGGAGGTGACCGGGCTGCAGGGGATCGATCTGGATGTGGACGCGGGGAACATGCGCGTCGAGTTCGGCGATGTCGATGAGGCACGGCTCTCGATCACCAACAGCCGTGGACCGGCGTGGTCCCTCGAGCGCGAGGGAGACGAACTGGTCGTGCACTCGCCGGACTTCGAGTTCGGATGGTGGTTCGGCAGCTGGTTCGGTGACGACCAGTCGGCGGTGCTGACGCTGCCGGACAGTCTGCGCGACGCCGCCCTGGATGCGGACATGACCCTCGATGCCGGCAGTCTCGACGTGGTCGGGGACTTCGGGGAACTCGACATCACCGTGAACGCGGGGGCGCTCGATGTCGAGGGGTCTGTGAGCGCTCTGAGCATCGACATGAGCGCCGGCCGCGCCGACGCCCTGCTCGACGGTGTCGACAGCGCGACGCTCAGCGTCTCGGCGGGGGACCTCAACATCGACCTGACCGGACGGGCGCCCGCCACGACGACGATCGACGTGAGCGCAGGCTCGGTCGATCTCACCGTGCCGGACGAGGCGTACGCGATCACGCAGGAGGTCAGCGCGGGGTCCCTCGACGCCAAGGTCGAGCAGTCCGCCGCCGCCCGGCGATCGATCGATGTGTCTCTGGCGGCGGGAAGCGTCACGATCCGTCCCGGTCGATGA